From a single Couchioplanes caeruleus genomic region:
- a CDS encoding glycoside hydrolase family 3 N-terminal domain-containing protein, which translates to MSVTAPPPLVRSAIVRALLAGLAAATMVAAGFAAAPEPEPRLAAAVLPYQDPTLPVAQRVTDLLGRMTLDDKVGQMVQAERGVVSPGDLTTYRLGSVLSGGGSAPTPNSPAGWADLYDSLQRGALATPLQIPMIYGIDAVHGNNNVAGATIFPHNIGLGATRDPELAERIGRATAEEVTGAGQDWTFAPCVCVARNDRWGRTYESYGEKPDLVSSMTTVIDGLQGDRLDGPASVLATAKHYVGDGGTTNGVDQGDTQLSEAELRAIHLPPFAEAVRRGVGSIMISFSSVNGAKMHGNKYLITDVLKGELGFTGFTVSDWAAVDQLDGRTGFTQAEVVTAVNAGLDMLMVPVDWKTFVGYLRAAVQSGQIPQSRIDDANRRILTKKFELGLFEHPYADRTYASTIGSAAHRTLARQAVRESQVLLKNQGGVLPLAKAGGKLFVAGKSADDLGNQSGGWTLTWQGASGNTITGTSILQGIRSAVGSQSTVTYSRDGSGIDGTYRAAIAVVGETPYAEGQGDRTGSLSLDSTDLATLSRLRASGVPVIVVLVSGRPLDIASELGNWNALVAAWLPGSEGAGVSDVLFGDYAPTGKLPMTWMQSASQQPINDGDGKTPLFAYGYGLTYDGTTTPPPPPPTGTGSCRVSYATDDWSSGFTANVSVTNTGTTALNPWSLQWTYGGGQKVTQSWSARVTQSGTAVTAVGETWNASLAPGATTTFGFSASLTGSNPRPASFSLNGLACQAS; encoded by the coding sequence ATGAGCGTCACTGCACCGCCACCCCTCGTGAGGAGCGCGATCGTGCGTGCCCTGCTCGCCGGCCTGGCCGCCGCCACCATGGTCGCGGCCGGATTCGCGGCCGCCCCGGAACCGGAACCCCGCCTCGCCGCCGCCGTCCTGCCGTACCAGGACCCCACCCTGCCGGTCGCCCAGCGCGTCACCGACCTGCTGGGCCGGATGACGCTCGACGACAAGGTCGGCCAGATGGTCCAGGCCGAGCGCGGGGTGGTCTCCCCCGGCGACCTGACCACGTACCGGCTGGGCTCGGTGCTCTCCGGCGGCGGCTCCGCGCCCACGCCGAACAGCCCGGCCGGCTGGGCCGACCTCTACGACTCCCTGCAGCGCGGCGCGCTCGCCACGCCCCTGCAGATCCCGATGATCTACGGCATCGACGCGGTGCACGGCAACAACAACGTGGCCGGCGCGACGATCTTCCCGCACAACATCGGCCTCGGCGCGACCCGCGATCCCGAACTCGCCGAGCGCATCGGCCGGGCCACCGCCGAGGAGGTCACCGGCGCCGGGCAGGACTGGACGTTCGCCCCCTGCGTCTGCGTGGCCCGCAACGACCGCTGGGGCCGCACGTACGAGTCGTACGGCGAGAAGCCCGACCTCGTCTCCTCGATGACCACCGTGATCGACGGCCTGCAGGGCGACCGGCTCGACGGGCCGGCGTCCGTGCTGGCCACCGCCAAGCACTACGTCGGCGACGGCGGCACCACCAACGGCGTCGACCAGGGCGACACCCAGCTCAGCGAGGCCGAGCTGCGCGCGATCCACCTGCCGCCGTTCGCCGAGGCCGTCCGGCGCGGGGTCGGCTCGATCATGATCTCGTTCAGCAGCGTCAACGGCGCCAAGATGCACGGCAACAAGTACCTGATCACCGACGTGCTCAAGGGCGAGCTCGGGTTCACCGGGTTCACCGTCTCGGACTGGGCGGCGGTCGACCAGCTCGACGGCCGCACCGGCTTCACCCAGGCCGAGGTGGTCACCGCGGTCAACGCCGGGCTCGACATGCTCATGGTGCCGGTCGACTGGAAGACGTTCGTCGGCTACCTGCGCGCGGCCGTGCAGTCCGGCCAGATCCCCCAGTCGCGCATCGACGACGCCAACCGCCGGATCCTCACGAAGAAGTTCGAGCTCGGACTCTTCGAGCACCCGTACGCCGACCGCACGTACGCCTCGACGATCGGCAGCGCCGCCCACCGCACCCTGGCCCGTCAGGCCGTCCGCGAATCGCAGGTGCTGCTGAAGAACCAGGGCGGCGTCCTGCCGCTGGCCAAGGCGGGCGGCAAGCTCTTCGTGGCCGGCAAGAGCGCGGACGACCTGGGCAACCAGAGCGGCGGCTGGACGCTGACCTGGCAGGGCGCGAGCGGCAACACGATCACCGGCACGTCGATCCTGCAGGGCATCCGCTCGGCGGTCGGCTCGCAGTCCACGGTCACCTACAGCCGCGACGGCTCGGGCATCGACGGCACGTACCGGGCGGCGATCGCGGTGGTCGGCGAGACGCCGTACGCCGAGGGCCAGGGTGACCGGACCGGCTCGCTGAGCCTCGACTCGACCGACCTCGCCACGCTGTCGCGGCTGCGGGCTTCCGGCGTACCCGTGATCGTGGTGCTGGTCTCCGGACGCCCGCTGGACATCGCCTCGGAGCTCGGCAACTGGAATGCGCTGGTGGCAGCGTGGCTGCCGGGCAGCGAGGGCGCCGGGGTGTCCGATGTGCTCTTCGGCGACTACGCGCCCACCGGCAAGCTGCCGATGACGTGGATGCAGTCGGCGAGCCAGCAGCCGATCAACGACGGGGACGGCAAGACGCCGCTGTTCGCGTACGGGTACGGGCTGACCTACGACGGCACCACCACCCCGCCGCCGCCCCCGCCGACCGGCACCGGGTCCTGCCGGGTCTCCTACGCGACCGACGACTGGAGCAGCGGCTTCACCGCCAACGTCTCGGTGACCAACACCGGCACCACCGCCCTGAACCCCTGGTCCCTGCAGTGGACCTACGGCGGCGGCCAGAAGGTCACGCAGTCGTGGTCGGCGCGGGTCACGCAGTCGGGAACCGCCGTCACCGCGGTCGGCGAGACGTGGAACGCCTCGCTGGCGCCCGGCGCGACCACCACCTTCGGCTTCAGCGCAAGCCTCACCGGCAGCAACCCCCGTCCGGCGTCCTTCTCCCTCAACGGCCTCGCCTGCCAGGCGAGCTGA
- a CDS encoding cellulase family glycosylhydrolase has translation MVRKKLAAILSAAALVAGGLAVTASSASAAGTGTGYLHTDGNKIVDSTGTTVRITGINWFGMETDNKTFHGLWSSNPWRSQLDTMARLGYNTLRVPFSDDALKAGATASGINDFVNPDLVGLSPLQILDKVVAYAGSKGMRIILDRHRPTAAGQTALWYTSAVPESTWISNWQMLARRYAGNTTVIGADLHNEPHAEGTNPAATGSCWGCGDTARDWRLAAERAGNAILSVQPNWLIFVEGVSCPSGGLSNVWDNDTSNDEDCGWWGGNLSKAGQFPVRLSVANRLVYSPHEYATSVYRQTWFDDPSFPNNLPGIWDHYWGYLYKQNIAPIMMGEFGSTLQNPEDKVWLEKLMAYTGTGTGGMSFTYWSWNPNSGDTGGIALDDWTNINTAKQAILQPYLIAPVGGGGSSTPPSGGPSTPPVPTGGCTATYKQDNAWQGGFQGSLTVKNTGTAAVNPWSSTWTWPSGVTLGSGWNATVTQSGTTVTAAAPAQATSLAAGASVTIGFTANGPATAPATVKLGLAVCS, from the coding sequence ATGGTCCGCAAGAAACTCGCCGCCATCCTCTCGGCCGCCGCGCTGGTGGCCGGCGGCCTGGCCGTGACCGCGTCGTCCGCCTCGGCGGCCGGCACGGGCACCGGCTACCTGCACACCGACGGCAACAAGATCGTCGACAGCACCGGCACGACGGTCCGCATCACCGGCATCAACTGGTTCGGCATGGAGACCGACAACAAGACCTTCCACGGTCTGTGGTCGAGCAACCCGTGGCGCTCGCAGCTCGACACCATGGCCCGGCTCGGCTACAACACGCTGCGCGTGCCCTTCTCCGACGACGCGCTCAAGGCGGGCGCCACCGCGAGCGGCATCAACGACTTCGTCAACCCCGACCTGGTCGGCCTGTCGCCGCTGCAGATCCTGGACAAGGTCGTCGCGTACGCCGGCAGCAAGGGCATGCGCATCATCCTGGACCGGCACCGCCCGACCGCCGCCGGCCAGACCGCGCTCTGGTACACCTCGGCCGTACCCGAGTCGACCTGGATCAGCAACTGGCAGATGCTCGCCCGCCGGTACGCCGGCAACACCACGGTGATCGGCGCCGACCTGCACAACGAGCCGCACGCCGAGGGCACCAACCCGGCCGCCACCGGCTCCTGCTGGGGCTGCGGCGACACGGCCCGCGACTGGCGGCTCGCCGCCGAGCGCGCCGGCAACGCGATCCTCTCGGTGCAGCCGAACTGGCTGATCTTCGTGGAGGGCGTGAGCTGCCCCAGCGGCGGGCTCTCGAACGTCTGGGACAACGACACCAGCAACGACGAGGACTGCGGCTGGTGGGGCGGCAACCTCTCCAAGGCCGGCCAGTTCCCGGTCCGCCTGAGCGTGGCCAACCGGCTGGTCTACTCCCCGCACGAGTACGCCACGTCGGTGTACCGGCAGACGTGGTTCGACGACCCGTCGTTCCCGAACAACCTGCCGGGCATCTGGGACCACTACTGGGGTTACCTCTACAAGCAGAACATCGCCCCGATCATGATGGGCGAGTTCGGCAGCACCCTGCAGAACCCCGAGGACAAGGTGTGGCTCGAGAAGCTGATGGCGTACACCGGCACGGGCACGGGCGGCATGTCGTTCACGTACTGGTCGTGGAACCCGAACTCCGGTGACACCGGCGGGATCGCGCTCGACGACTGGACGAACATCAACACGGCCAAGCAGGCGATTCTGCAGCCGTACCTGATCGCGCCGGTGGGTGGTGGCGGCAGCAGCACCCCGCCGTCCGGTGGTCCGTCCACCCCGCCCGTGCCCACGGGCGGGTGCACGGCGACGTACAAGCAGGACAACGCGTGGCAGGGCGGTTTCCAGGGCTCGCTCACGGTGAAGAACACCGGCACGGCGGCGGTCAACCCGTGGTCGTCGACGTGGACCTGGCCGTCCGGGGTGACGCTGGGCAGCGGCTGGAACGCGACGGTCACCCAGTCCGGCACCACGGTCACGGCCGCGGCGCCGGCGCAGGCCACGTCGCTGGCCGCCGGGGCGTCGGTGACGATCGGCTTCACCGCCAACGGCCCGGCGACCGCACCGGCGACGGTCAAGCTCGGCTTGGCGGTCTGTTCCTGA
- the nhaA gene encoding Na+/H+ antiporter NhaA, with translation MAAAPPQTPNVLGRGSWPEARRIADVLRKETIGGLLLLAGAVLALVWANSPWGDSYEAMRGFTVGPSALHLDLSLATWAADGLLAVFFFVAGLELKREFVAGDLRDPRRAAVPVAAAVGGVIVPALIYAAINAGGAVRGWAIPTATDIAFALAVLAVVGRFLPAALRTFLLTLAVVDDLLAIVIIAVFYTSGLAVLPLLAALVPLALFTVLVQRRVRSWWLLLPLAFAAWTLVHASGVHATVAGVLLGFAVPVVRRSPGEGPGLAEHFEHRFRPISAGLAVPVFALMSAGVALGGARGLASALGDPVALGVVAGLVVGKPIGITLATWLTARFTRARLDAGLAWIDVVGLALLGGIGFTVSLLIGELAFGVGTEGEDHVKVAVLTGSLLAALLATVVLRLRNRTYRRICAEEQVDRDRDDIPDVYQS, from the coding sequence ATGGCCGCCGCGCCCCCGCAGACCCCGAACGTCCTCGGCCGCGGCTCGTGGCCCGAGGCGCGTCGCATCGCCGACGTCCTGCGCAAGGAGACCATCGGCGGGCTGCTGCTGCTCGCCGGTGCCGTCCTCGCGCTGGTCTGGGCCAACTCGCCGTGGGGCGACAGCTACGAGGCGATGCGCGGCTTCACGGTCGGGCCGTCCGCGCTGCACCTCGACCTCTCGCTTGCCACCTGGGCGGCCGACGGGCTTCTGGCCGTCTTCTTCTTCGTCGCCGGCCTGGAACTCAAACGCGAGTTCGTCGCCGGCGACCTGCGCGACCCGCGCCGCGCGGCGGTCCCCGTCGCCGCCGCGGTGGGCGGCGTCATCGTGCCGGCGCTGATCTACGCGGCGATCAACGCCGGTGGTGCGGTCCGCGGCTGGGCGATCCCGACCGCCACCGACATCGCGTTCGCCCTCGCCGTGCTCGCGGTGGTGGGGCGCTTCCTGCCCGCGGCGCTGCGCACGTTCCTGCTGACCCTGGCGGTGGTCGACGACCTGCTGGCGATCGTCATCATCGCCGTGTTCTACACCTCCGGCCTGGCGGTGCTGCCGCTGCTGGCGGCCCTGGTCCCGCTCGCCCTGTTCACCGTGCTCGTGCAGCGGCGGGTGCGGTCCTGGTGGCTGCTGCTGCCGCTGGCCTTCGCCGCCTGGACGCTGGTGCACGCGTCCGGGGTGCACGCGACCGTCGCCGGGGTGCTGCTCGGCTTCGCCGTGCCGGTGGTGCGCCGCAGCCCCGGCGAGGGCCCGGGCCTCGCCGAGCACTTCGAGCACCGGTTCCGGCCGATCTCCGCCGGGCTGGCGGTGCCGGTCTTCGCGCTGATGTCGGCGGGCGTCGCGCTGGGCGGCGCCCGCGGGCTCGCGTCCGCGCTCGGCGACCCGGTCGCGCTCGGCGTGGTCGCCGGGCTTGTGGTCGGCAAGCCGATCGGCATCACGCTGGCGACCTGGCTCACGGCCCGCTTCACCCGGGCCCGCCTCGACGCCGGCCTGGCCTGGATCGACGTCGTCGGGCTCGCCCTGCTCGGCGGGATCGGGTTCACGGTCTCCCTGCTGATCGGCGAGCTCGCGTTCGGGGTCGGCACCGAGGGGGAGGACCACGTGAAGGTCGCGGTGCTGACCGGCTCGCTGCTCGCGGCCCTGCTCGCGACGGTCGTCCTGCGCCTGCGCAACCGCACGTACCGCAGGATCTGCGCCGAGGAGCAGGTCGACCGCGACCGCGACGACATCCCCGACGTCTACCAGAGCTGA
- a CDS encoding DMT family transporter: MLAFSMSLPATRVAVHDLDPWFVAFGRAVGAALLAAAYLGVTGAPRPSRSQVRRLAVVALGVVAGFPLFTSLALSTQTSAHGAIVVAVLPAMTAMFAVLRGGERPPVLFWVASLGGLGAVLAFLIVSGGVHGGRSVADLYLVAAVLLCALGYAEGGSLARDLGGARTICWALLLSLPVTVPVTLATAVAHPPRAGAPAWTAYGYLTVVSMFLGFFAWYAGLARGGIARVGQIQLAQPVLTLLWSALLLGETVTPAALGVALIVLVCVVLTQRSRTVGVTRRFVGVRGGMPRPCDSDGSLQRCSRAL; this comes from the coding sequence GTGCTGGCGTTCAGCATGTCGCTGCCGGCCACCCGGGTCGCCGTGCACGATCTCGACCCGTGGTTCGTGGCCTTCGGCCGGGCTGTCGGGGCGGCGCTGCTCGCGGCGGCGTACCTCGGTGTCACCGGCGCACCGCGGCCCAGCCGGAGCCAGGTCCGGCGGCTGGCGGTCGTCGCGCTCGGCGTCGTCGCCGGCTTCCCGCTGTTCACGTCGCTGGCGCTGAGCACGCAGACGTCGGCGCACGGCGCGATCGTCGTCGCCGTGCTGCCCGCGATGACGGCCATGTTCGCGGTGCTGCGCGGCGGTGAGCGGCCTCCCGTGCTGTTCTGGGTGGCCAGCCTCGGCGGACTCGGGGCGGTGCTCGCCTTCCTGATCGTCAGCGGCGGTGTGCACGGCGGCCGGTCGGTCGCGGACCTCTACCTGGTGGCGGCGGTGCTGCTCTGCGCCCTCGGGTACGCCGAGGGCGGCTCGCTCGCCCGCGACCTGGGCGGCGCCCGGACGATCTGCTGGGCGCTCCTGCTCTCCCTGCCGGTCACCGTGCCGGTCACGCTCGCGACGGCGGTGGCTCACCCGCCCCGGGCCGGCGCCCCGGCGTGGACGGCGTACGGATATCTCACCGTGGTCTCGATGTTCCTGGGCTTCTTCGCCTGGTACGCGGGACTGGCCCGGGGCGGCATCGCGCGGGTCGGGCAGATCCAGCTCGCCCAGCCGGTCCTCACGCTGCTGTGGTCGGCGCTGCTGCTCGGCGAGACGGTGACGCCGGCCGCGCTCGGGGTGGCGCTGATCGTGCTGGTCTGCGTGGTGCTGACCCAGCGCAGCCGCACCGTGGGGGTGACCCGGCGTTTTGTAGGGGTGCGCGGGGGAATGCCACGCCCGTGCGACTCCGATGGCTCCTTGCAGCGCTGCTCACGGGCACTCTGA
- a CDS encoding metallophosphoesterase family protein translates to MRLRWLLAALLTGTLTGCTTGGAAPARPAAQPTRPATHTGSPTGPGSPAEPGSNAGPGSPAEPGSNAGPGSPAEPGSNAGPGSPAEPGSNAARAEATRASQASAAPAVLIGAGDIATCDGTGDSRTLAVLQRFPGTVFTLGDNAYPDGSRSNFATCYGPAWGRVKARTRPAVGNHEYHSSRNATPYFDYFGAAAGPRGKGYCSYEAGAWHVVVLNTSCSSVPGGCGRGSAQEHWLRADLAAHKTACTAAMVHHPLFTSAATHPPATETRPLVQALYDAGVELLLAGHNHVYERFAPQTPGGRRDTAHGIREFVVGTGGAALYPFGKVAANSERRDHKTFGVLRLTLRPGWYRWDFLHVAGGSFTDSGTGTCH, encoded by the coding sequence GTGCGACTCCGATGGCTCCTTGCAGCGCTGCTCACGGGCACTCTGACCGGCTGCACGACGGGCGGCGCCGCCCCGGCGCGGCCGGCCGCGCAACCGACCCGGCCGGCCACGCACACAGGTTCGCCCACCGGACCGGGCTCGCCCGCCGAACCGGGCTCAAATGCCGGGCCGGGCTCGCCCGCCGAACCGGGCTCAAATGCCGGGCCGGGCTCGCCCGCCGAACCGGGCTCAAATGCCGGGCCGGGCTCGCCCGCCGAACCGGGCTCAAACGCCGCCCGGGCGGAGGCCACCAGGGCTTCCCAGGCGTCGGCCGCGCCGGCCGTCCTGATCGGCGCCGGCGACATCGCGACCTGCGACGGCACCGGGGACAGCAGGACCCTCGCGGTCCTGCAGCGCTTCCCCGGCACGGTCTTCACGCTGGGGGACAACGCGTACCCGGACGGGAGCCGGTCGAACTTCGCGACGTGCTACGGGCCCGCGTGGGGCCGGGTGAAGGCGCGGACCCGGCCCGCCGTGGGCAACCACGAGTACCACAGCAGCCGGAACGCGACCCCGTACTTCGACTACTTCGGCGCCGCCGCCGGGCCGCGGGGCAAGGGCTATTGCTCGTACGAGGCCGGCGCCTGGCACGTGGTCGTGCTGAACACCAGCTGCTCGTCGGTTCCCGGCGGTTGCGGGCGTGGCTCGGCGCAGGAGCACTGGCTGCGCGCCGACCTGGCCGCGCACAAGACGGCGTGCACGGCCGCGATGGTGCACCACCCGCTGTTCACCTCGGCGGCCACCCATCCCCCGGCCACCGAGACACGCCCGCTGGTCCAGGCGCTGTACGACGCCGGCGTGGAGCTGCTGCTGGCGGGCCACAACCACGTGTACGAGCGGTTCGCCCCGCAGACCCCCGGCGGCCGCCGGGACACCGCGCACGGGATCCGGGAGTTCGTGGTGGGCACCGGCGGCGCGGCGCTGTACCCGTTCGGCAAGGTCGCGGCGAACAGCGAGCGGCGCGACCACAAGACGTTCGGCGTCCTGCGGCTGACCCTGCGCCCGGGCTGGTACCGCTGGGACTTCCTGCACGTGGCGGGCGGCTCGTTCACCGATTCCGGCACGGGCACCTGCCACTGA
- a CDS encoding acyltransferase family protein, which translates to MPEQTTFSHSRALDGVRALAVTAVVLFHAGIGGVRGGFLGVDAFFVLSGFLITSLLLAERARTGRIRLPAFWVRRARRLLPALLLVLLATVVAARYRLDGDDLRLVRGDAYAALAYVANWRMIFRGTGYAAATAAPSPLQHMWSLGIEEQFYLLWPLVVAGLAAWLTARHARTALAALCFAGAAASQVVCGRLFDPDAIGRAYYGTDTRAQALLIGAGLAALLSGRAAGRAARTAVGALAVSGVAVTAWLWQVASEYASWMYRGGLTVAALATAAVVAHVMLSPGAPMARMLGWAPLAWLGRISYGVYLWHWPLFTFVTADATGLSRLPLLGVRLTATLALAVLSHHLVEQPIRHGALGRLLPRRVPGAVTVGAFALLAGAIAVATAPPPQPTPAGAAPVVITAPSVTSRRAPVNRPHRTRAVPRREPRITFFGDSVSWVIGTYLPEHPGMWTSTRAIQGCGIATLPDILQLGTPHTNYPGCTSWQRRWQRGVDRDDPDVAVIELNRWELMDRRYQGRYQHVGDPAYDGYLTAQLEKAIGIAGSRGAAVVLLTAAYTRRAERPDGSLYPEDQPSRVDAWNGLLRAAAARHPGRVTVLDLNAVVCPDGRFTWRVHGLRIRSDGLHYTPSGVQRIIAPWLLPRLAAVANGTYRS; encoded by the coding sequence GTGCCGGAGCAGACCACGTTCAGCCACAGCCGCGCCTTGGACGGCGTCCGCGCCCTGGCGGTCACCGCGGTCGTGCTCTTCCACGCCGGGATCGGCGGCGTCCGCGGCGGCTTCCTCGGCGTGGACGCCTTCTTCGTCCTCTCCGGATTCCTCATCACGTCACTCCTGCTGGCCGAGCGGGCCCGGACCGGCCGGATCCGCCTCCCGGCCTTCTGGGTACGCCGGGCGCGCCGCCTGCTCCCGGCCCTGCTGCTCGTCCTGCTCGCCACGGTCGTCGCCGCACGATACCGGCTCGACGGCGACGACCTCAGGCTGGTGCGAGGGGACGCGTACGCCGCCCTCGCGTACGTCGCCAACTGGCGGATGATCTTCCGCGGCACCGGTTACGCGGCAGCGACCGCCGCGCCCTCGCCGCTGCAGCACATGTGGTCGCTCGGCATCGAGGAGCAGTTCTATCTGCTGTGGCCGCTCGTCGTGGCGGGACTGGCGGCGTGGCTCACCGCCCGCCACGCCCGTACGGCTCTGGCGGCGCTCTGCTTCGCCGGAGCCGCGGCGTCGCAGGTGGTCTGCGGCCGGCTGTTCGACCCGGACGCCATCGGGCGCGCCTACTACGGCACCGACACCCGCGCACAGGCATTGCTCATCGGCGCCGGCCTGGCAGCGCTGCTGAGCGGGCGCGCGGCCGGGCGGGCCGCCCGTACCGCGGTAGGGGCGCTGGCCGTCTCGGGCGTCGCGGTCACCGCCTGGCTGTGGCAGGTCGCGTCCGAATACGCGTCCTGGATGTACCGGGGCGGCCTGACCGTCGCCGCGCTGGCCACCGCGGCGGTTGTCGCGCACGTCATGCTCAGCCCGGGTGCCCCGATGGCCCGGATGCTCGGCTGGGCGCCGCTGGCCTGGCTGGGCCGGATCTCGTACGGCGTCTACCTGTGGCACTGGCCCCTGTTCACCTTCGTCACCGCGGACGCCACCGGACTGTCCCGCCTGCCGTTGCTGGGCGTACGGCTGACGGCCACCCTCGCCCTGGCCGTCCTCAGTCACCACCTCGTCGAGCAGCCGATCCGGCACGGCGCCCTCGGCCGTCTGCTCCCCCGCCGCGTGCCGGGTGCGGTCACGGTGGGGGCCTTCGCGCTGCTCGCCGGAGCCATCGCCGTCGCCACCGCACCCCCGCCGCAGCCCACGCCCGCCGGCGCGGCCCCGGTGGTCATCACCGCGCCGAGCGTGACCTCGCGGCGCGCCCCGGTCAACCGTCCTCACCGGACCCGGGCCGTTCCCCGGCGGGAGCCGCGGATCACGTTCTTCGGCGACTCGGTGTCCTGGGTGATCGGGACGTACCTGCCGGAGCACCCGGGCATGTGGACCAGCACGCGCGCGATCCAGGGCTGCGGCATCGCGACCCTGCCGGACATCCTGCAGCTCGGTACGCCGCACACCAACTACCCCGGCTGCACGTCGTGGCAGCGGCGGTGGCAGCGCGGCGTCGACCGGGACGATCCCGACGTCGCCGTGATCGAGCTGAACCGCTGGGAGCTGATGGACCGCCGTTACCAGGGGCGGTACCAGCACGTCGGCGACCCGGCGTACGACGGGTACCTGACGGCGCAGCTGGAGAAGGCGATCGGCATCGCGGGCTCGCGCGGGGCGGCGGTCGTGCTGCTGACCGCGGCGTACACGCGGCGTGCGGAACGGCCCGACGGAAGCCTCTATCCGGAGGACCAGCCGTCACGGGTGGACGCCTGGAACGGCTTGCTGCGCGCCGCGGCGGCGAGGCATCCCGGCCGGGTGACCGTGCTGGACCTCAACGCGGTGGTCTGCCCGGACGGCCGGTTCACGTGGCGGGTCCATGGCCTTCGGATCCGCAGCGACGGCCTGCACTACACGCCGTCGGGTGTCCAGCGGATCATCGCGCCCTGGCTGTTGCCGAGGCTGGCGGCGGTCGCGAACGGGACTTACCGCTCCTGA
- a CDS encoding PLP-dependent aminotransferase family protein, with amino-acid sequence MDNGSATDRVIQDLRALAAAADPGTRLPSMRELTARHHASPVTVAEAVRQLAAQGLIEARPGRGTFVAPRPDHGHAADLSWQTVALGPRLPGEEEMQALLALPRPGAIALSGGYLDADLQPAAALGAALARAARQPASWHRGPAEGREDLRAWFAREAGGGLRAEDFVICPGGQAALSSALRALAGPGDTLLVESPTYLGALAAARAAGLRVVPVPADAGGVLPGQLAAAFARTGARLFYCQPLHANPTGATLASARRPEVAAAVRDAGAFLIEDDYARDLTVDGEAPPPLAAGDPDGHVVHLRSLTKSAAPGLRVAAIGARGPAGARLRAARLLDDFFVAGPLQQATLEFVTAPAWSRHRRGLRTALRARREALLAALHRHLPELVPGTVPRGGLHLWCPLPGGTDDVALAAAAAAEGVIVFPGRPWYAGEPPAPHLRLTYAAAAPDLMDEAVRRLARALHGQER; translated from the coding sequence ATGGACAACGGTAGCGCCACGGACCGCGTTATCCAAGATCTGCGTGCGCTCGCCGCGGCCGCCGACCCCGGCACGCGGTTGCCGTCGATGCGCGAGCTGACCGCCCGGCACCACGCCTCCCCGGTCACCGTGGCCGAGGCCGTACGGCAGCTCGCGGCGCAGGGCCTGATCGAGGCGCGTCCCGGCAGGGGCACGTTCGTGGCGCCCCGGCCGGACCACGGTCACGCGGCCGACCTGTCCTGGCAGACCGTGGCGCTCGGGCCGCGCCTGCCGGGGGAGGAGGAGATGCAGGCGCTCCTCGCCCTGCCGCGGCCGGGTGCCATCGCGCTCTCCGGCGGCTACCTCGACGCCGACCTGCAGCCCGCGGCGGCGCTCGGTGCGGCGCTGGCCCGGGCCGCGCGGCAGCCCGCGTCGTGGCACCGCGGACCGGCCGAGGGGCGCGAGGACCTGCGGGCCTGGTTCGCCCGTGAGGCCGGGGGCGGGCTGCGCGCCGAGGACTTCGTGATCTGCCCCGGCGGTCAGGCGGCGCTGTCGTCGGCGCTGCGGGCCCTCGCCGGCCCCGGCGACACGCTGCTCGTGGAGTCGCCGACGTACCTGGGGGCGCTCGCTGCGGCGCGGGCCGCCGGGCTGCGGGTGGTACCCGTTCCCGCCGACGCCGGCGGGGTGCTGCCCGGCCAGCTCGCGGCGGCGTTCGCCCGTACCGGCGCGCGGCTCTTCTACTGCCAGCCGCTGCACGCCAACCCGACCGGCGCGACGCTCGCGTCCGCCCGCCGGCCCGAGGTGGCCGCCGCCGTCCGCGACGCCGGCGCGTTCCTGATCGAGGACGACTACGCGCGCGACCTCACCGTCGACGGCGAGGCGCCGCCCCCGCTCGCCGCCGGCGACCCCGACGGGCACGTCGTGCACCTGCGGTCGCTCACCAAGTCCGCCGCTCCCGGCCTGCGCGTCGCCGCGATCGGGGCCCGCGGACCGGCCGGCGCCCGGCTGCGCGCGGCCCGGCTGCTCGACGACTTCTTCGTGGCGGGCCCGCTGCAGCAGGCCACGCTGGAGTTCGTCACCGCGCCGGCCTGGTCGCGGCATCGGCGCGGGCTGCGGACGGCGCTGCGGGCCCGGCGCGAGGCGCTGCTCGCGGCGCTGCACCGGCACCTGCCGGAGCTCGTCCCGGGTACGGTCCCGCGCGGCGGCCTGCACCTGTGGTGCCCGCTGCCCGGCGGTACGGACGACGTGGCGCTCGCCGCCGCGGCCGCCGCGGAAGGCGTGATCGTGTTCCCCGGCCGGCCCTGGTACGCGGGCGAACCCCCGGCACCGCACCTGCGCCTCACGTACGCGGCCGCGGCACCCGACCTCATGGACGAGGCCGTCCGCCGCCTCGCCCGCGCCCTGCACGGTCAGGAGCGGTAA